A window of Metabacillus sp. B2-18 contains these coding sequences:
- a CDS encoding NupC/NupG family nucleoside CNT transporter: protein MNFLWGIMGIVFILGIAFLFSNNKKAINYRTVLGGLAIQILFAFIVLKWELGQKALNWLSTKIQDITSYTNEGVTFLFGGLIGNEGIGFIFAFQVLTVIIFFSSLISVLYYVGIMQWVVKIIGGGLSKLLGTSKSESMSAAANIFVGQTEAPLVIRPYIAKMTQSELFAVMTGGLASVAGSVLIGYSLMGVPLEYLLAASFMAAPAGLIMAKIMIPETEKAVEEQTAATAESINSAEDIDDKDDEPANVIDAAARGASDGLGLALNVGAMLLAFIALIALVNGMLGGIGGWFGFGSLSLEMILGWVFAPIAFMIGVPWAEALQAGSFIGQKIVLNEFVAYAAFTPEMANLSDKTNIVISFALCGFANFGSLAILLGGLGGLAPSRRPDIAKLGVRCVIAGALASLLSAAIAGMLF from the coding sequence ATGAATTTTCTTTGGGGAATTATGGGCATTGTTTTTATTTTAGGAATTGCATTTTTATTCTCAAACAATAAGAAAGCGATTAATTATCGTACGGTTTTAGGTGGACTTGCTATTCAAATACTATTTGCTTTTATTGTTTTAAAATGGGAGCTTGGACAAAAAGCGCTTAACTGGCTATCTACGAAGATACAAGATATTACGAGCTACACAAATGAAGGTGTAACGTTCTTATTTGGTGGTTTAATAGGAAATGAAGGGATCGGATTTATTTTTGCCTTTCAAGTTTTAACGGTTATTATTTTCTTTTCTTCGCTAATTTCAGTCCTTTACTATGTTGGAATTATGCAGTGGGTTGTTAAAATCATTGGCGGTGGACTTTCGAAGTTATTAGGAACAAGTAAATCAGAATCAATGTCAGCAGCAGCGAATATTTTTGTTGGACAAACGGAAGCACCACTAGTTATTCGTCCGTATATTGCTAAAATGACACAATCAGAGCTTTTTGCCGTTATGACAGGTGGTCTTGCATCTGTTGCAGGTTCTGTTTTAATTGGATATTCATTAATGGGCGTACCTCTTGAATATCTTTTAGCAGCAAGTTTTATGGCAGCACCTGCAGGTTTAATCATGGCAAAAATCATGATTCCTGAAACGGAAAAAGCAGTAGAAGAACAAACTGCTGCAACAGCTGAATCAATTAATTCAGCAGAAGATATTGATGATAAAGATGACGAACCAGCAAACGTAATTGATGCAGCGGCACGCGGAGCATCTGACGGATTAGGTTTAGCTCTTAATGTAGGTGCAATGTTACTAGCATTTATTGCTTTAATTGCACTAGTTAACGGAATGTTAGGTGGAATTGGTGGCTGGTTCGGATTTGGATCACTTTCACTAGAAATGATATTAGGCTGGGTTTTTGCTCCAATTGCGTTTATGATCGGTGTACCTTGGGCAGAGGCGCTTCAAGCTGGTAGCTTCATCGGACAAAAAATTGTCTTAAACGAATTTGTAGCATATGCTGCATTTACACCTGAAATGGCTAATTTATCAGATAAAACAAACATTGTTATTAGCTTTGCTTTATGTGGATTTGCAAACTTCGGATCACTTGCTATTCTTCTAGGCGGCTTAGGTGGTCTTGCCCCAAGCAGACGCCCAGACATCGCTAAACTAGGCGTGCGTTGTGTCATCGCCGGAGCATTGGCATCACTTTTAAGTGCAGCGATTGCTGGGATGTTGTTTTAA
- a CDS encoding M48 family metallopeptidase, translating into MENNKNLVHKHEETLFIICVIVSVFMALYLLLSIIGVFIVLAIGLISLFSHALSMAHIQLNGVRLRENQFPELHNKVITLCQKMNLDKVPEVYVIESGGLLNAFATKVLALFGKNMVVLYSDFIDIAEDSDDFDIDYVIAHELAHIKRNHIAKSILLSLSMWIPFLGTSYSRMAEYTCDRMAAHYTEKPENAINGLLVLAAGRRLYNKVNIQEYLTQYNEKRGIFAILTELLSTHPPIPKRIHEIELFTYGEPSVQLKSRTKRIVLLMFVIFVVIPTIFIGFGVGTAVVLSQFTSKLDEFFTEIEYGAEYTPLMQAVIDADQAKVEDLLLSGEDPNEVNEYEESVLMIAVTNDQADFIPLLVEYGADPNWQDSWGWTALISAVYEEDIDTIKKLLEAGADPALTDSEGISAVDHAYDIGNDEIIELLN; encoded by the coding sequence ATGGAAAACAATAAAAACCTTGTCCATAAGCACGAAGAAACGCTATTTATTATCTGTGTCATCGTCAGCGTTTTTATGGCATTATACTTACTTCTTTCGATCATTGGTGTTTTTATCGTATTAGCGATTGGATTAATATCACTATTCTCACATGCTCTCTCTATGGCACACATCCAATTAAATGGGGTGAGATTAAGAGAAAATCAGTTTCCTGAGCTTCACAATAAGGTGATCACTCTTTGTCAAAAGATGAATTTAGACAAGGTCCCTGAAGTGTATGTAATTGAATCTGGTGGACTTTTAAATGCTTTCGCTACAAAAGTTCTCGCATTATTCGGGAAAAACATGGTTGTGCTATACTCTGATTTCATTGATATTGCAGAGGATTCAGATGACTTCGATATCGACTACGTCATTGCACACGAGTTAGCTCATATCAAAAGAAATCATATTGCTAAAAGTATACTACTCTCTCTATCTATGTGGATACCATTCCTAGGCACAAGCTATTCACGAATGGCAGAATATACATGTGACCGTATGGCAGCCCATTATACAGAAAAACCGGAAAATGCTATCAATGGTCTTTTAGTTCTAGCTGCGGGTAGAAGGCTTTATAACAAAGTCAATATTCAAGAATATTTAACGCAATACAACGAAAAACGGGGGATTTTTGCTATTTTAACTGAGTTATTATCAACACATCCTCCTATTCCAAAGCGTATTCATGAGATAGAACTTTTCACATATGGTGAACCATCCGTACAGCTAAAAAGCAGAACAAAGAGAATTGTTTTGTTAATGTTCGTTATCTTTGTTGTTATTCCAACAATTTTCATTGGTTTTGGTGTAGGAACTGCTGTTGTTCTATCACAATTCACTAGCAAACTGGATGAATTTTTCACGGAGATTGAATATGGAGCTGAATATACTCCTTTAATGCAGGCTGTAATAGATGCTGATCAAGCAAAAGTGGAGGACCTTTTACTAAGTGGTGAAGACCCTAATGAAGTAAATGAATACGAAGAAAGTGTCCTAATGATCGCTGTTACAAATGATCAGGCCGACTTTATTCCCTTGCTCGTTGAATATGGCGCAGATCCTAACTGGCAGGATAGCTGGGGATGGACGGCATTAATATCTGCTGTTTATGAAGAGGATATTGATACTATTAAAAAATTATTAGAAGCAGGTGCAGATCCTGCTCTTACTGATTCTGAAGGAATATCAGCTGTTGATCATGCTTATGACATTGGAAATGATGAGATTATTGAGTTGTTAAATTAA
- the lepB gene encoding signal peptidase I has translation MKASTKKEILSWIKTLALAIIIVFVCRQFIFTPTSVFGESMSPTLHDADRVILSKTSEIQRFDVVVFDAPDLEGEHYIKRVIGLPGDTIKMEDDVLSINGEEFPEEYLRENKENNPLEELTFDFTLEEITGETKVPKDKLFVMGDNRLDSKDSRLFGFVPYDSVVGEVKFRFYPVNAVGVPE, from the coding sequence ATGAAAGCTAGTACAAAAAAAGAAATACTTTCTTGGATAAAAACACTTGCACTTGCGATTATCATTGTTTTTGTTTGTCGACAATTTATTTTTACCCCAACATCTGTATTTGGAGAATCCATGTCACCGACATTACATGATGCGGATCGGGTGATACTGAGTAAAACATCAGAGATTCAGCGCTTTGATGTGGTCGTGTTTGATGCTCCAGACCTTGAAGGAGAACACTATATAAAGAGAGTAATAGGTCTACCTGGCGATACGATTAAAATGGAAGATGATGTTCTTTCTATCAATGGCGAAGAATTCCCAGAAGAGTATTTAAGAGAAAATAAAGAAAATAATCCATTAGAAGAACTAACATTTGACTTCACCCTCGAAGAAATCACAGGAGAAACAAAAGTACCAAAAGACAAGCTCTTTGTAATGGGAGACAATCGCTTAGACAGCAAAGACAGCAGATTATTCGGATTCGTACCATATGACTCTGTCGTTGGTGAAGTGAAGTTTCGGTTTTATCCTGTGAATGCGGTGGGAGTTCCGGAGTAG
- a CDS encoding TrmB family transcriptional regulator, translating to MLQKFGFSQYESSVYEVLVSSEEPMDATSIVKYSGVPKSKVYEVISRMIEKGMILDSVSENKKYYTALPLSLAIEKLNTEFQNNLKQLENTNFQKKSYYDEHVWSLKVDASIRAQSKQLVQEAKNSIRISTWNEDLNDYLPLLIEKEKQGVDVEVLVVGSIDTPLSNIHALIPASEHQSLEHFRLIIVDDKEVIFAGMEENAWQALKTMSKPFIKIFTEFFYHDLALAKINEKHYDLVMSDSDIKSTLMKLRY from the coding sequence ATGTTACAGAAGTTTGGTTTTTCACAATATGAAAGTAGTGTTTATGAAGTTCTAGTGTCTAGTGAGGAGCCAATGGATGCTACCAGCATTGTTAAATATTCAGGTGTTCCAAAATCAAAGGTCTATGAAGTTATATCTCGCATGATTGAAAAAGGAATGATACTAGATTCTGTTTCTGAAAACAAAAAGTATTATACCGCGTTGCCGTTATCACTTGCAATTGAAAAATTAAATACAGAATTTCAAAATAATTTAAAACAACTAGAAAACACAAATTTTCAAAAAAAATCATACTATGATGAGCATGTTTGGAGTTTAAAGGTTGATGCATCAATTCGAGCACAAAGTAAACAGCTTGTGCAAGAAGCAAAGAACTCTATTCGAATTTCCACTTGGAATGAAGATCTTAATGATTATTTACCGCTATTAATTGAAAAGGAAAAACAGGGAGTAGATGTTGAGGTACTAGTAGTCGGTAGCATTGACACGCCCCTATCAAATATTCATGCCCTTATTCCTGCATCAGAGCACCAGTCACTTGAACATTTTCGCTTAATTATTGTAGATGACAAAGAAGTTATTTTTGCTGGTATGGAAGAGAATGCCTGGCAGGCCTTAAAAACAATGTCCAAACCATTTATTAAGATTTTTACAGAGTTTTTCTACCATGACCTTGCCTTAGCAAAAATTAATGAAAAGCATTATGATTTGGTAATGAGTGATTCTGATATAAAAAGTACCCTTATGAAATTAAGATATTAA
- a CDS encoding IS3 family transposase, protein MVLLCKVLGVSKSGYYAYIKRPSRKIGKGDREILSLIKRIYNRHQGTYGAKRISKVLKNKGIVVNHKRVARLMKVTNLKAKVRRPKTTKESKVQAAGFVYENILKRNFKAVHPNQKWVTDMTEVWIGSHKRCISAILDLFNSEIIAFEISTSPNTELIEATVKKAMKNRNLKDLKGVVIHSDQGSVYRSLSYNELSKNLHFTPSMSRKANCWDNAVIESFFSQLKSEFPCFYPTNNIKTSDTNFKKYVHYYNEERIHTRTGFVSPSEYYKDYIQTKKLGLCVSNFKAAT, encoded by the coding sequence GTGGTGTTGTTATGTAAGGTTTTAGGGGTATCTAAAAGTGGATATTACGCTTATATTAAACGTCCTAGTAGAAAAATTGGTAAAGGGGATCGTGAAATTTTAAGCCTTATTAAACGTATCTATAATCGTCATCAGGGCACCTATGGTGCTAAACGAATTTCGAAAGTATTGAAGAATAAAGGAATAGTAGTGAATCACAAAAGAGTAGCTCGCTTAATGAAAGTAACAAACTTAAAAGCCAAAGTAAGACGGCCAAAAACAACCAAAGAGTCTAAAGTTCAAGCAGCTGGTTTTGTATATGAAAATATTTTAAAAAGAAATTTCAAAGCAGTTCACCCTAATCAAAAATGGGTAACAGATATGACTGAGGTATGGATTGGGTCACATAAAAGATGTATCTCAGCTATTCTAGACTTATTTAACAGTGAAATTATTGCTTTTGAGATTAGCACAAGTCCAAACACTGAATTAATTGAAGCTACTGTAAAAAAGGCGATGAAAAATAGAAATCTGAAAGATTTAAAAGGCGTAGTCATTCATAGTGATCAAGGAAGTGTCTATAGATCCCTTAGTTACAATGAATTAAGCAAGAATCTACACTTTACTCCGAGTATGTCACGTAAAGCAAATTGTTGGGACAATGCGGTAATAGAGAGCTTTTTTTCCCAACTAAAATCTGAGTTTCCATGTTTTTATCCCACAAATAACATAAAAACAAGTGATACAAACTTTAAAAAATATGTACATTATTACAACGAGGAACGAATTCATACAAGAACCGGTTTTGTTTCTCCAAGTGAATATTATAAGGATTATATCCAAACTAAGAAGCTGGGGCTTTGCGTATCAAACTTCAAAGCAGCAACTTGA
- a CDS encoding IS1182 family transposase produces the protein MIQQQQTMMFSPYVALYDIVVPQDNMLRRIKDLIDFSFIYEELKDKYCLDNGRNAIDPIRMFKYLFLKTIHDVSDVDIIERSKYDMSFKYFLDMAPEEAVIDSSSLTKFRKLRLKDMNLLDMLINKTVEIAIEKEIIKSKSIIVDATHTKARYNQMTPKEILMERSKNLRKAIYKINESMKKKFPVKPNNDLLEDEITYSQELIEVIEKEESLLEYPKVKEHLNLLKEAVADDIEQLQSMNDLDAKVGHKAADSSFFGYKTHLAMSEERIITAATITTGEKNDGKELQTLVEKSIDAGMEIETVIGDTAYSEKDNIQYSKENGIKLVSKLNPSITQGTRKKEDEFEFNKDAGMYVCKAGHMAVRKARQGKKGVGKNQVDTYYFNVEKCKRCPFREGCYKEGAKSKTYSVSLKSDQHSSQAQFQKSVYFKEKSKERYKIEAKNSELKHRHGYNVAKSSGLISMELQGAMAIFTVNIKRILKLLG, from the coding sequence ATGATACAACAACAACAAACAATGATGTTTAGTCCATATGTGGCTCTATATGATATCGTCGTTCCTCAGGATAATATGTTACGAAGAATTAAGGATCTAATTGACTTTTCTTTTATTTACGAAGAATTAAAGGATAAATATTGTCTAGATAATGGGCGGAATGCGATAGATCCTATTCGCATGTTTAAATATTTGTTTTTGAAAACCATTCATGATGTTTCAGATGTTGATATTATCGAGCGTTCAAAATATGATATGTCCTTCAAATATTTTTTGGATATGGCTCCGGAGGAAGCCGTTATTGATTCAAGTTCTTTGACAAAGTTTCGTAAGCTTAGGTTAAAAGACATGAACTTATTAGACATGCTTATCAATAAGACAGTGGAGATTGCCATTGAGAAAGAGATTATTAAAAGCAAGTCCATTATTGTAGATGCCACCCATACAAAGGCGAGATATAATCAAATGACTCCAAAAGAAATACTAATGGAGCGCTCCAAAAACCTCAGAAAAGCAATTTATAAAATTAACGAGAGTATGAAGAAGAAATTCCCCGTAAAGCCAAACAATGATCTACTTGAAGATGAGATTACTTATTCCCAAGAGCTCATTGAAGTGATTGAAAAGGAAGAAAGCCTTTTAGAGTATCCAAAAGTCAAGGAACATCTTAATCTCCTGAAAGAAGCCGTTGCAGATGATATCGAACAGCTACAGTCCATGAATGATCTAGATGCCAAAGTCGGACACAAAGCAGCTGACTCATCATTCTTTGGCTATAAAACTCATCTGGCGATGAGTGAAGAGCGAATTATTACAGCCGCAACGATTACAACCGGAGAAAAAAATGATGGAAAAGAGCTACAGACACTTGTTGAGAAAAGTATAGATGCAGGAATGGAAATTGAAACGGTTATTGGGGATACTGCGTATTCTGAGAAAGACAACATTCAATATAGTAAGGAAAATGGAATTAAACTGGTCTCAAAATTAAATCCTTCCATAACTCAGGGTACCCGAAAAAAAGAGGATGAATTTGAATTCAATAAGGATGCGGGCATGTATGTCTGCAAGGCAGGGCATATGGCTGTACGGAAAGCTAGGCAAGGTAAAAAAGGAGTAGGCAAAAACCAAGTTGATACCTACTATTTTAATGTTGAAAAATGCAAGAGATGTCCTTTCAGAGAAGGGTGCTACAAAGAGGGAGCCAAAAGTAAAACATATTCTGTTTCCCTTAAGTCTGATCAACATTCATCCCAAGCACAATTCCAGAAAAGTGTATATTTTAAGGAAAAGTCTAAAGAGCGTTATAAAATTGAAGCGAAAAATAGTGAATTAAAACACAGACACGGGTATAATGTGGCAAAATCCTCGGGTCTAATTAGCATGGAGTTGCAAGGCGCCATGGCTATATTTACGGTAAACATTAAAAGAATTCTAAAGCTACTAGGGTAA